One Tautonia marina genomic window, CTGGAACGCCGAGCCGACGACCGGGGCTCGCTCCTCGGCCTCACGAGTGCCCTGCTCGATCTCGGCAACGCGGAGGCGGCCACCCCCCACCTGGAGGCCCTTCTGCAAGCGACCCCCGAGGACTCGCAGGTTCTGGAACTCGCCGCGCGTCATGCCCTCGATCTTGGTCGGCTGCCGGAGGCCCTTGCGTATGCCGACTCCTGCCTGGCGATCGCCCCGGAGCGGGTCGATGCCCGATTGACGCGCTCCCGCATCCATCGCGCCGCCGGACGCCCGGACGCGGCCCTTGAGGATGCCGAGGCGGCCGTCCGGCACGCACCGAACCATCTGGGCGCCCTGAACCTGCTCGCCGTGACCGAGGCCGCTGCGGGGCTCTCGGAGCGCGCGGCGGTGTCGTCGGCCCGGCATCGTGATCTGGCCGCTCGTCTGGAGCGGCTTCACGAACTGACGGCGCAGATTCAGGCCCAGCCGGACGACCCCGAACCCCGCTGGCAGCTTGGTCAGGAAGCCATCGAGGTCGGCGAGCGGACCCTCGCCGAGCAAAGCTTCAAGGCCGCCTTGGCCATCGATCCCACCTGCCAAGCGGCGATCGACGGTCTCAACCGGCTCGGCCTGGCGACGCGCGGACCGTCCTCGAATCCCCTGGCGTTTCCCTGAGCAGGATCGGCTTGGCGTCGGTGGAAGCGACCCGCTCATGGTGAAGGGTCTCCCGAGGCATCCGACCCCGGCCGGGTACAGACGCCCTGACCGAGCCGGTCCTCCCTGACCCGGATCCAGTGGTCGGTAAAGAGCACCCCCTGACCCGAGTCCACGGTGGGCATGTGGCAATCAATGCACCCGGTCGGGGCCGCGTCGAAGGGAGCGGTCTGCGTCGGCGTTTTGTGGCAATTTATACAAATATTCTCATAAAATTGATGGTCTGGTTGAGGTCGGTCGTGGGGGTTGTGGCACGAGACACAGCTGAACGTTCCGTGGCTCTCGGTGTAACAGGGCGACTGCATGATTCCGACCGGCTGAAACCGGGCGAGCTGGAGGTTGTCGGGCCGGATGATGCCCGGGGGGGCCTTGCTGGGGTGGCGGTGGCAGTCGCCGCAAAGTCTCATCTGCTCCTCGGCCGTCCAGGTGCCGTAGCCAAAGGGCATGGAAAGGTTGTCGTCACCGCGTCGAGCGGCTTCGATGTGGTGCCGTCCCGGTCCATGACAGCGCTCGCAGGTGACGTTGGGAATCATGGTGGTCAGATCGAGCTCTGAAGGGCCGGCGGCGGACGTGGTCGTCGTATGGCAGCCAAAGCATTTGAGCGTTTCTTCCGCAGTCAATTCATGACCCATCGCTCCATCCCGATCGAGGCCCGAGTCCGCCCGTTGTCCCGGAGTGACGGCAAGGCAGTTGCCTTCGGTCAAATGCGTCAGACGGTGCTCGAGCGCTCGGGGACGATCCGGCGTCGGGTCGGTCAGGGTCAAGAACGTGGTCGCGTGGTGGCCCGAACCGAAGGCATAATCGATCGGAATACGCTCGCATTCCTCTACTTCGATGCGTTCCACAGAGAAGCGATCGTCACTGAGAAGGTAGCTCCAGAGGACGCCTGGCCGTTCGGGATCTTCAACCGTCTGCCCGTCGAGCTCTCGGGCAATCTGCCGCTCGGTCACGGGGCGAATCGTGCGAGCATGCCCCGAGTTCGTGTAATAGGCATAGGCTCCGGGGTGGCACTCATTGCACGCCTGGGGGCCGACGTACTGCTCGTAAGACGTTGCCACGAACTCCGAATCGGGAACGTCTGCCGGGCCGTTTGAAGGCACGAGGATGGCGATGAGCCACGGAACTCCGATCAGGATCACAAGAAAGAGACCCGCGACCAGAATCAGATCGGTGATTCGTCCTTTGGGTTGGTCTGCCACGGTGATGATCCGGGTTGGAGCGATCCGAACACATTTCGGGAACTAAACGCAATGATCGGTGACCGGAAGACGGAGGGCCAGCAGGAAGCCCGCGAACCACTGCTCCGAAGGGATCCCATGACGGCCACGCGTTACCTTCAGGAGGCTTTGAGTGGAGGACCCGGCGAAGCGTCAGACCATTGTCGCGTCCTCTTCGGGAAGTTCGGTGTCCTTGGTCTCGGGGGCGATCGTTAGGAGGGCGATGCCGACGAGGAAGACGAGGCTGACGACGGCGACGGCCGGGCGAACGCCGATGGTCGCACCCAGGCCGCCGCGGACGAGAAGCATGACGGCGCCGAGGATCCGGCCGACGTTGAAGCAGAAGCTCGACCCGGTGGCCCGCAGGTGGGTGGGGAAAAGCTCGGGGAAGTAGATCGCGTAGCCGGCGTGCATGCCGACGACGAAGGCGGCCATCAAGGCGAGCAAGACCACGGTCGTGGCCAGGGTCGAGGCGGTCAGGAAGGTCAAGGGGACGAGAATCAATGCCCCGACGTGATAGAGCAGGAAGGTCTTGCGGCGGCCGATCGTCGAGGCCAACGGGGCGAAGGCCAGCAGGCCGGCGGCGCTGCCGGTCAGGGTGATGAGGGAGTAGACCTGGCTGGCGCGGGCCTGCTTCTCGGCGTCGGAGAGGGTGTCGCCGAGGACATCCTTGACCAGTTCGGGAGCAAAGGCGAAGACCCCCCAGTAGGTCCCCAGCCCCACGGCGGCCAGGCCCATGCCGATCAACGCCCTCGGCCGCCAGCGACGGTCGCCGAGCAACTGGCCGAGCGATCCGGCCGATCGCCTCGGAGCAATCGGCGCCGGATCATCACTCGTCGCCGGGGGGGCTTCAGACCCTTGAGTCACTCGCCGCCAGCGTTCCGGCTCGCGGAGGCTCAGGCGAATCCAGAGGACCAGGACGGCCGGGAGCAATCCGATCAAAAAGGCCCAGCGCCACTGGTCCGGTTCGGAGAAGATCCAGCCGGTGGCCGAGGCCAGCACGAGGCCGATCACGCTGGAGGCGTGGAAGGCTCCGCCGGCCCAGGCTCGCCATCGGGTCGGGACCGATTCGGCCACCAGGGAGGCCGCCACGGCCCACTCACCCCCGACGCCGATCGCCACGAGAAACCG contains:
- a CDS encoding MFS transporter — translated: MPHPEPASDRSSRSLGTSAWLVFTIASAGWVFDVYEGQLFAVFKGPMLRELLGGAPGAELTESLRGRIDWHSNVALALFLIGGAAGGLGFGMLADRVGRVRTMGLTILVYSLFSALTYFVTEVWQLHTLRFLVAIGVGGEWAVAASLVAESVPTRWRAWAGGAFHASSVIGLVLASATGWIFSEPDQWRWAFLIGLLPAVLVLWIRLSLREPERWRRVTQGSEAPPATSDDPAPIAPRRSAGSLGQLLGDRRWRPRALIGMGLAAVGLGTYWGVFAFAPELVKDVLGDTLSDAEKQARASQVYSLITLTGSAAGLLAFAPLASTIGRRKTFLLYHVGALILVPLTFLTASTLATTVVLLALMAAFVVGMHAGYAIYFPELFPTHLRATGSSFCFNVGRILGAVMLLVRGGLGATIGVRPAVAVVSLVFLVGIALLTIAPETKDTELPEEDATMV
- a CDS encoding multiheme c-type cytochrome, whose translation is MADQPKGRITDLILVAGLFLVILIGVPWLIAILVPSNGPADVPDSEFVATSYEQYVGPQACNECHPGAYAYYTNSGHARTIRPVTERQIARELDGQTVEDPERPGVLWSYLLSDDRFSVERIEVEECERIPIDYAFGSGHHATTFLTLTDPTPDRPRALEHRLTHLTEGNCLAVTPGQRADSGLDRDGAMGHELTAEETLKCFGCHTTTTSAAGPSELDLTTMIPNVTCERCHGPGRHHIEAARRGDDNLSMPFGYGTWTAEEQMRLCGDCHRHPSKAPPGIIRPDNLQLARFQPVGIMQSPCYTESHGTFSCVSCHNPHDRPQPDHQFYENICINCHKTPTQTAPFDAAPTGCIDCHMPTVDSGQGVLFTDHWIRVREDRLGQGVCTRPGSDASGDPSP
- a CDS encoding tetratricopeptide repeat protein, producing the protein MTQEATTHPTALPEQPASPRHRRRPLRLALILVTVLAVLAGGLWSANRLLRNRQARQQDEAAIHRGRVFLEQGNPALALQAVNRVPEQSPVLAEALTVRGLALVALDRIEESRLTLEHSLEIGPVQPMAAKVLAAIYFSRSESDRGLDLLTLAAQVDPADFRPWFAMGDIYQRLGKPAEAAESFAEALERRADDRGSLLGLTSALLDLGNAEAATPHLEALLQATPEDSQVLELAARHALDLGRLPEALAYADSCLAIAPERVDARLTRSRIHRAAGRPDAALEDAEAAVRHAPNHLGALNLLAVTEAAAGLSERAAVSSARHRDLAARLERLHELTAQIQAQPDDPEPRWQLGQEAIEVGERTLAEQSFKAALAIDPTCQAAIDGLNRLGLATRGPSSNPLAFP